TGCCACGTCCTGTGCCGGTTATTATTTCCGATTGTATGAAATAGGGCCGTCCAAGGTAGCAATTGGCATGTGCCATGTCACCCTTTATCAAATGATGCCGGATTACACTGCTGCTTATTACTACGCTGTCTCTTTTAACATTTCTAACCACCTGAAATGTAAATCCATACTTCTTGCCCCGTCTGCGGAGTGATTCCGTTGTACCCTTTTTCCCTTTGCCAAATCTGTAGTTGTGCCCGACTATCACGTGGCTTGCATTAAGTTTACCGACAAGAACGTTTTCTACAAAAAAATCCGGCTCTGTCGAGGAAAACCTCTTATTGAACTCTATACACAAAAGCACGTCCATCCCTGCCTTTTCTATAAGCTCTGCTTTTATATCAAAAGGCGTCAGTATCTTTATCCCCTTCTGTGGATTTACAATCTTAAGCGGATGAGGCTCAAAGGTGATCACGATAGATGTGCCGTTTGACTTCTGTGCAGACTCTCGTACCCGCTCAAGTATTCGCCTGTGCCCGGTGTGTACTCCGTCAAAGTTACCAAGAGTTACTACAGGAACCGGATATTTTTCTATCAGATTATCCAGCCCTCTTATTACCTCCAACGTTGTCTCCTTATAAAATTATTATTGACCACATAAACTATTCATTATACAATTTCCTAAAAAAATAGTGTTATAATTATGTATGTCATCTTTAAAAATAAAAACATATCCTGCAGCCGTGCTTATGGGAAAAGCCACAGCCGTGGAAAACATAGACGGCAAGGTTGTGAAACTTATTGAGGATATGAAAGAAACCATGTTTGAGTGCGAGGGGCAAGGACTAGCGGCGCCTCAGGTTGGACATTCCACTAAAATCATCATCGCTGACCCATCACTTAAGGAGCCTGACAAGTATAAGCTGACTGTGATAATTAATCCGGAGATTGTCTATTCAGAAGGGATAATGGAATCAACAGAGGGTTGCCTCAGTCTTCCAAAGTCAACTTTCACAGTAAACAGAGCTATGCGGGTTTTTGTAAAAGGGGCTGACATTGACGGTAACACTCTTGAGATAGAGGCCACAGGGAATTTTGCACGCATCCTTCAGCACGAAATTGATCATTTGCACGGCATACTGCTGCTTAACAGGATCAGTGAGAGCGAAAAAGCTGCTTATGATAAGAAAAATTTGAAAAATGCAAAAAAGCGAATTTTTCTGAAATCTTAGGAAACCTGCAAATGAATATAGCTTTTTGGGGGACACCGTGGTTTTCTGTTCCGGCTCTTGAAGCATTAACCGGCAGCGGACACAACGTCTCACTTGTTGTAACCCAGCCTGATAAGGGCAGACGGACTAAATTGATAATACCTCCGGTTAAACAGGCGGCTCTGGCCTCCGGCATTGAAGTGATACAGCCTGAGACCATTAAATCTGAGGCTCTCATTGACACATTGGCAGCGCTTAACCATGACCTCAACGTTGTGATAGCTTACGGCAAGATTTTACCGGCTGAGATTTTAAATATGCCAAAGTTTAAATCCTTAAATGTTCACGCCTCAGTGCTTCCCAACTACCGCGGGGCAGCGCCAATCCAATGG
The Nitrospirota bacterium genome window above contains:
- the def gene encoding peptide deformylase, which gives rise to MSSLKIKTYPAAVLMGKATAVENIDGKVVKLIEDMKETMFECEGQGLAAPQVGHSTKIIIADPSLKEPDKYKLTVIINPEIVYSEGIMESTEGCLSLPKSTFTVNRAMRVFVKGADIDGNTLEIEATGNFARILQHEIDHLHGILLLNRISESEKAAYDKKNLKNAKKRIFLKS
- a CDS encoding bifunctional riboflavin kinase/FAD synthetase; translation: MEVIRGLDNLIEKYPVPVVTLGNFDGVHTGHRRILERVRESAQKSNGTSIVITFEPHPLKIVNPQKGIKILTPFDIKAELIEKAGMDVLLCIEFNKRFSSTEPDFFVENVLVGKLNASHVIVGHNYRFGKGKKGTTESLRRRGKKYGFTFQVVRNVKRDSVVISSSVIRHHLIKGDMAHANCYLGRPYFIQSEIITGTGRGKSILHIPTANLSLPDELVPRCGVYAVKVQIDGHLYDGAANIGSNPTFGENPTSYEVHAFGYEGNAVGKTVRVHFIERLRDERVFPSPDALREQIMTDFKRASEILKKVTLNQSV